In the Corvus cornix cornix isolate S_Up_H32 chromosome 20, ASM73873v5, whole genome shotgun sequence genome, one interval contains:
- the R3HDML gene encoding peptidase inhibitor R3HDML — protein MAVLHLHLYLTALGCWVTQLSSSFLLPNATELLSPPEGTAAGLLWGEGVPRSRRKRYLSPHDMSVILDYHNQVRAQVSPPAANMEYMVWDERLARAAEAWAARCLWDHGPPELMKYVGQNLSIQSGRYRSVMDMVKSWHQEKQHYSFPHPRECNPRCPSKCSGSVCSHYTQMVWATSSRLGCALGTCANVRVWGSVWRHAILLVCNYAIKGNWLGEAPYKVGRPCSACPPTYGGGCSNNMCFTGVKSNQVSWF, from the exons ATGGCTGTGCTCCACTTGCACCTGTACCTCACGGCCTTGGGCTGCTGGGTGACACAGCtgtccagctccttcctgctgcccaaCGCCACCGAGCTGCTGTCCCCGCCCGAGGGCACGGCCGCGGGCCTGCTGTGGGGCGAGGGGGTCCCCCGGAGCCGGCGGAAGCGATACCTCTCTCCCCACGACATGAGTGTGATTCTGGACTACCACAACCAAGTGCGGGCACAGGTGTCCCCCCCTGCTGCCAATATGGAATATATG GTGTGGGATGAGCGGCTGGCCAGGGCAGCGGAGGCATGGGCTGCGCGCTGCCTGTGGGACCATGGCCCCCCCGAGCTGATGAAGTATGTGGGACAGAACCTCTCCATCCAGTCGGGCAG GTACCGCTCCGTCATGGACATGGTGAAATCCTGGCACCAGGAGAAGCAGCACTACTCCTTCCCTCACCCCCGCGAGTGCAACCCCCGCTGCCCCTCCAAATGCAGTGGCTCTGTCTGCAGCCACTACACGCAG ATGGTGTGGGCAACCTCCAGCCGCCTGGGCTGCGCCCTGGGCACCTGTGCCAACGTGCGGGTGTGGGGCAGCGTGTGGCGTCACGCCATCCTCCTCGTCTGCAACTATGCCATCAA GGGCAACTGGCTGGGAGAAGCGCCCTACAAGGTGGGGCGGCCGTGCTCAGCCTGCCCCCCCACCTACGGCGGGGGCTGCTCCAACAACATGTGCTTCACCGGAGTCAAATCCAACCAAGTCAGCTGGTTCTAG